A region from the Gossypium hirsutum isolate 1008001.06 chromosome A08, Gossypium_hirsutum_v2.1, whole genome shotgun sequence genome encodes:
- the LOC107893429 gene encoding probable N-acetyltransferase HLS1 — MGYEELIIRSYDPQYDRTRVEDFERKCEVGPAKRVFLFTDTLGDPICRIRNSPIYKMLVAELGNQLVGVIQGSIKLVTVHKPPNDLAKVGYILGLRVSSLYRRRGIGSSLVIKLEEWFIANDVDYGYMATEKDNKASVKLFVERLSYVKFQTPTILVNPVSHRMSRISSNVELAKLKIEEAEAIYRKFMSSTEFFPIDIGNILRNKLSLGTWAAYPRGESWGGVPSSWAMLSVWNSGELFKLRLGNAPLSCLMYTKSSRLIEKLAPCVKLPCIPDFFRPFGFYFIYGVYREGPLSGKLVRTLCRFVHNMASKSKDCKVIVTEVGGSDSSRLHIPHWKSLSCPEDLWCIKALKNEKKNSLHELTKTPPTRALFVDPREV, encoded by the exons ATGGGATATGAAGAGCTTATTATACGAAGCTACGACCCCCAATATGATAGAACTCGAGTTGAAGATTTCGAGAGAAAATGTGAGGTAGGCCCAGCTAAGAGAGTGTTTCTCTTCACTGACACTTTGGGTGATCCCATTTGTAGGATCCGAAACAGTCCCATTTACAAAATGCTG GTAGCCGAGCTGGGCAACCAGTTGGTTGGTGTCATCCAGGGTTCTATAAAGCTTGTAACAGTTCATAAACCTCCTAATGATCTAGCCAAGGTGGGCTATATCTTGGGTTTAAGGGTTTCATCCCTTTATCGTAGACGAGGGATTGGTTCGAGCCTGGTTATCAAATTGGAAGAATGGTTCATTGCAAATGACGTTGATTACGGATACATGGCGacagagaaagataacaaggccTCGGTCAAGCTGTTCGTAGAGAGGCTTAGTTATGTCAAGTTCCAGACACCAACCATTCTCGTAAACCCTGTCAGCCATCGGATGTCCCGGATATCATCCAATGTTGAATTAGCAAAGCTCAAGATTGAAGAAGCTGAAGCTATATACCGTAAATTCATGTCGTCGACGGAATTCTTCCCGATTGATATAGGCAACATACTGAGGAACAAGCTAAGCTTGGGAACCTGGGCTGCATATCCTAGAGGTGAATCATGGGGTGGAGTTCCTAGTAGTTGGGCAATGCTTAGTGTATGGAACAGTGGGGAGCTTTTCAAGTTGAGGTTAGGGAATGCACCCTTATCTTGTTTGATGTACACCAAGAGCTCACGGTTGATCGAAAAGCTTGCACCTTGCGTTAAGCTACCATGCATACCCGATTTTTTTCGTCCATTCGGGTTCTACTTCATATATGGAGTGTACCGTGAAGGTCCATTGTCAGGCAAGTTGGTGCGGACCCTGTGCCGATTCGTGCATAACATGGCTTCAAAGTCCAAGGATTGTAAGGTTATCGTTACAGAAGTAGGAGGTAGCGACTCATCGAGACTTCACATCCCGCACTGGAAGTCACTGTCATGTCCAGAAGATTTGTGGTGCATAAAAGccttaaaaaatgaaaagaagaatAGCCTCCATGAATTGACAAAAACCCCACCAACAAGAGCTCTTTTTGTTGATCCAAGAGAGGTCTGA